One window of the Shewanella khirikhana genome contains the following:
- a CDS encoding DUF692 domain-containing protein — translation MAVPSLAGLGLRREMLDEFCQKVPTEIDFFEVAPENWMALGGKFGKQFRTLTERHAFFCHGLSLSIGSSAPLDVEFVKGVKAFMDLHGIEIYSEHLSYCSGAGHLYDLMPMPFTQEAVRHVASRVKQVEDIIERPLILENISFYAAPGAEMSEQEFVLAVLEEADCQLLLDVNNIYVNAVNHNYDASEYLAAMPTERIRYLHVAGHYVEAEDLIVDTHGADIVDPVWKLLADCYAIHGPLPTLLERDFNIPPTEVLLQEIRRIRDYQALAAGVSASRRAV, via the coding sequence ATGGCAGTCCCTTCCCTGGCGGGTTTAGGCCTTCGCCGTGAAATGTTGGATGAGTTTTGTCAAAAGGTGCCGACCGAAATCGACTTTTTCGAGGTGGCGCCGGAAAACTGGATGGCGCTTGGGGGGAAGTTTGGAAAGCAATTTCGAACCCTGACCGAGCGTCATGCATTTTTCTGCCATGGCCTGTCATTATCCATTGGCAGCAGTGCGCCACTGGACGTGGAGTTTGTGAAAGGCGTTAAGGCGTTTATGGACTTGCACGGCATCGAGATTTACTCAGAGCACTTAAGCTATTGCTCTGGCGCAGGCCATCTGTACGACCTGATGCCCATGCCCTTTACCCAGGAAGCGGTGCGCCATGTGGCCAGCCGGGTAAAACAGGTTGAAGACATCATCGAGCGGCCGCTCATCCTTGAAAACATTTCCTTTTACGCTGCCCCCGGCGCCGAAATGAGCGAGCAGGAATTTGTGCTGGCGGTGCTGGAAGAGGCCGATTGTCAGCTGCTTTTGGATGTGAACAACATCTATGTGAATGCGGTGAACCACAACTACGATGCCAGCGAGTATCTCGCCGCCATGCCCACAGAGCGTATTCGCTATCTGCATGTGGCCGGGCATTATGTGGAGGCGGAGGATTTGATTGTCGACACCCACGGCGCCGATATCGTTGACCCAGTGTGGAAGCTGCTCGCCGATTGTTACGCCATCCACGGTCCGCTGCCGACCTTGCTGGAGCGGGACTTTAATATTCCACCCACCGAAGTGCTGCTGCAGGAAATCCGCCGTATCCGTGATTATCAGGCGCTGGCCGCAGGCGTATCCGCATCCCGGAGGGCCGTATGA
- a CDS encoding YbaN family protein — protein MIKRSLLLVTGLVSLLLGIAGVFLPLLPTVPFVLLSAFCFARSSERLHRWLLAHPWFSDALNNWEQKKAIRKGLKRKAMLLSSLSFMASIAVVPLIWVKIMLGCMLLALLLYLRSIPELEDEHQ, from the coding sequence TTGATAAAACGCAGTTTACTGCTTGTCACCGGACTGGTGAGTTTGCTGCTGGGGATCGCTGGAGTCTTTTTGCCATTGCTGCCCACTGTGCCTTTTGTACTGCTGTCGGCGTTTTGTTTTGCCCGTTCCAGTGAACGGTTGCACCGCTGGTTACTGGCGCACCCCTGGTTTTCTGATGCGCTCAACAATTGGGAGCAGAAAAAGGCCATTCGTAAAGGCTTGAAGCGAAAGGCGATGCTGCTGTCTAGTCTGAGTTTTATGGCGAGTATTGCCGTAGTGCCATTGATATGGGTCAAAATAATGCTGGGATGTATGTTGCTGGCGCTGCTTTTGTACCTTCGCAGTATTCCCGAGCTTGAAGATGAGCATCAATAG
- a CDS encoding DNA-binding domain-containing protein: MSFKAIQDDFIAAIREPALPCPQGVPEVRMAVYRELFFNNVSGFVANAFPVLKSLYQADDWQALVREFFIHHNCQNPLFVGIAGEFLQFLQGREPTEHDPVFMLELAHYEWLELAVATAMDKEDRSVFSGQEMEAGAWKHASLALAAHARVAQYHFEVEKISEDYRPEEPAAAAQFFCLFRDWDDEVSFLKLNPLSAQVLAILDAEPGLDFEQLVQRLQALYSGFEVVVIRDGLASLLGQMAARGVVVKKLQ, encoded by the coding sequence ATGAGTTTCAAAGCCATTCAGGACGATTTTATTGCAGCCATCCGCGAACCGGCGCTGCCTTGCCCCCAGGGCGTACCCGAGGTTCGCATGGCGGTTTACCGCGAGCTTTTTTTCAATAATGTCAGTGGCTTTGTTGCCAATGCCTTTCCGGTATTGAAAAGCCTGTATCAGGCGGACGACTGGCAGGCGCTGGTGCGGGAGTTTTTTATCCACCATAACTGCCAGAACCCTTTGTTTGTTGGCATTGCCGGTGAGTTTTTGCAGTTCCTGCAAGGGCGGGAGCCCACTGAGCACGACCCGGTGTTTATGTTGGAGCTGGCCCATTACGAGTGGCTTGAGCTTGCGGTGGCAACGGCGATGGACAAGGAGGATCGCAGCGTGTTTTCCGGCCAGGAAATGGAGGCGGGGGCCTGGAAGCACGCTTCGCTGGCTCTGGCTGCCCATGCGCGGGTGGCCCAGTATCACTTTGAAGTGGAAAAAATTTCTGAAGATTATCGCCCGGAGGAACCCGCAGCAGCGGCGCAGTTTTTCTGCCTGTTTCGCGATTGGGACGACGAGGTAAGCTTCCTGAAGCTCAATCCGCTCAGCGCTCAGGTACTGGCGATTCTGGATGCCGAACCCGGACTTGATTTCGAGCAGCTGGTACAGCGTCTTCAGGCGCTCTACAGCGGCTTTGAGGTGGTGGTTATTCGCGACGGTCTTGCCAGTTTGCTTGGGCAAATGGCGGCGCGTGGCGTTGTCGTGAAAAAGTTGCAATAA